The window AAGGCGACTTCCGTACGCCCCGACCGCTTGGCTGGTGTGGTCATCCGACATGATGAACAAAATATTGGGTCGATCGTCGGCGACCACCCAGGGTGCCATTGCGATGGCAATCATCCAAATCAGGGCACGTGACCCAATCAAAGTGCGTGACATATTCAGTTCATCTCGTGGTGGGGAAGTATGGCAGGGGTTGTCGACTTGTTGCTCAGTGGCATAGCAGGCTGTTCATTTAGTTGCATCTCGAATGATAACAACTAGCCGTCGGGCGCTAGCCCCGGTTGGCGTCTAATCAACCGCCGCGAACGCGGTACGGCTCACTAAATCAACAGCCCGATAGGTGTTCTCGAACCACAGGCTAGAAGCCTATGCCACTTTCGGTTCCGATCATCTCAAGCGGTCAGGCGTTTGAACGCTTCGATGGTGTTTCGCGCGGCGGTGTCAGAATCCGGCAACGCGAATGCTTCGGCACACAAGTAACCGTCGTAGCCGATGTCTTTGAGAGCCTGGATGATGGGTTCGTGATTCATGTGCCCCATTCCTGCGGCTTGGCGATTTGAATCGACAAAGTGAATGTGTCCCACGTAGCCCTTGCCAGCACGAATGGCGGCGGCCAGGTCAGCTTCCTCGATATTCATGTGGAACAAATCGGCAAGCAGCTTGATGTTGTCAGTCGACAACGTCTTGCAAAACTCAACGCCTTCGTCGACCGTGCGAAGCAGGTTGGTCTCGTATCGATTCAGCGGCTCGTAGAACAACGGCACGTTGTATTGAGCAGCGTAGGGGCCCAGTTCATCAAGCGCCTCTCGCAAGAATGCCAACGCTTGATCGCGAGAGATGTCTCCGCCCCATTTTCCTTGCATGGATCCAATGATGGCGGGCGCGTTGTACTTGCCACCGAAGTCGATCATTTGTTTGACAAAGTCTCGAGCCTTTGCACGATGATCTGCTTCCGCGTGAGTAAGACTCAAACCGTGCTTGACCATTCCAGCCCCGGTGCCAACCGCGGCGACAACCAAGCCGTGCTCTTGGAGCAGTCCCTTGAGCTCAGCCTCATCCACCGCGTTGGGTCCGGGAGCAAAAATTTCAATGGCATCAAAGCCGAGTGCTGCTGATTTTTCGCAAGCGTCTTTGAGACCGTCCCAGTAAACGAATGGACCTCCGCGAGCTTCTTCGACCAGACTGACCGTGATGGCAGATTTAAACGTCATGTTGATTCTTTGTGGGGGAGATTGGTGGGGATGGATTGGATGTGGCATAGCGGACTGTTGATTTGATGAGCCGCACCGCGTTAGCGGCGGTTGTCAGACGCTAACCGGGGCTAACGCCGAATGACGCTTACTTCACCCTCCCTCAGGGAGGGTCGGCCCGCTTCGGGCCGGGGAGGGCGAACCTAAAACCCGGTGTGTAGCCCTCCCCTCGCTTCGCTCGACCCTCCCAGGGGGAGGGTGAATTTTTAAAGTAAGTGCCATTGGGCTAACGCCCTTGTGTTTCATACTTCACTGGTTGGAAGCCAATGCCACATGTCTGAACTCACGAAGCGACTGGCTCGTCGTTGTTCTCAGGTAGGCCTTCGATGTAGAACCAATTGTGGATTGGTTTCAGAATCTCTTTGACTTCAGCAACCAGCGTTTCGTCGATGGGCTCTTGCGCCCACTCAACCCACTGAGCGACTCGGTTTGGGTTGGCCGACCCGGGAATACAAGTCGCGAAATCTTCGTTTGCGATGCTGAACTGAAGTGCAATTTTGGCGATGTCACTGCCGCGATCGGCGCAGTGTTTGGCTGCGGCGGCAGCAACCTCACGAACTTGCGGAGTTGCTTTGTGCCAAGGTGGCAATTCCGCGTTGGTCAACAGACGCGCCGAGAACGGAGCGCCGTTCATCAGACCAACACCTTTCTCTTTTGCCAAAGGCACCAACTCGAGTGCCATGTCGTTTTGCAGCGTGTAGTGGTTGTACGTCAGCAAGCAATCAATGTCTGTGTTTGCCATCACGTACTTGAACATCTTCATCGGGTAACCACTGACCCCGACGTATCGGACTTTGCCCTTCGCGATTTCGCGTCGGATCGCGGGAATCGTTTCCTCGACAATCTGCGACATCTCGACAAATTCCAAATCGTGAC of the Rhodopirellula baltica SH 1 genome contains:
- a CDS encoding sugar phosphate isomerase/epimerase family protein; amino-acid sequence: MTFKSAITVSLVEEARGGPFVYWDGLKDACEKSAALGFDAIEIFAPGPNAVDEAELKGLLQEHGLVVAAVGTGAGMVKHGLSLTHAEADHRAKARDFVKQMIDFGGKYNAPAIIGSMQGKWGGDISRDQALAFLREALDELGPYAAQYNVPLFYEPLNRYETNLLRTVDEGVEFCKTLSTDNIKLLADLFHMNIEEADLAAAIRAGKGYVGHIHFVDSNRQAAGMGHMNHEPIIQALKDIGYDGYLCAEAFALPDSDTAARNTIEAFKRLTA
- a CDS encoding aldo/keto reductase, whose product is MLPRRRLGQTDMELTTLSFGASSIGQEFRSVDLGESLQAVRVALDSGMNFIDTAAFYGRGMSEMMLGRVLPDIPRDQYYLGTKLGRYTGEHFDFSAKRVTESIDTSLERMKVDHLDIVLCHDLEFVEMSQIVEETIPAIRREIAKGKVRYVGVSGYPMKMFKYVMANTDIDCLLTYNHYTLQNDMALELVPLAKEKGVGLMNGAPFSARLLTNAELPPWHKATPQVREVAAAAAKHCADRGSDIAKIALQFSIANEDFATCIPGSANPNRVAQWVEWAQEPIDETLVAEVKEILKPIHNWFYIEGLPENNDEPVAS